Proteins co-encoded in one Pongo pygmaeus isolate AG05252 chromosome 23, NHGRI_mPonPyg2-v2.0_pri, whole genome shotgun sequence genomic window:
- the NIPSNAP1 gene encoding protein NipSnap homolog 1: MAPRLCSISVAARRLLGGPGPRAGDVAAAAAARFYSKDNEGSWFRSLFVHKVDPRKDAHSTLLSKKETSNLYKIQFHNVKPEYLDAYNSLTEAVLPKLHLDEDYPCSLVGNWNTWYGEQDQAVHLWRFSGGYPALMDCMNKLKNNKEYLEFRRERSQMLLSRRNQLLLEFSFWNEPQPRMGPNIYELRTYKLKPGTMIEWGNNWARAIKYRQENQEAVGGFFSQIGELYVVHHLWAYKDLQSREETRNAAWRKRGWDENVYYTVPLVRHMESRIMIPLKISPLQ; the protein is encoded by the exons ATGGCTCCGCGGCTGTGCAGCATCTCTGTGGCGGCGCGGCGGCTGCTGGGGGGCCCGGGGCCCCGCGCTGGGGACGTTGCGGCTGCAGCTGCGGCGCG TTTCTATTCCAAGGACAATGAAGGCAGCTGGTTCCGCTCCCTCTTTGTTCACAAGGTGGATCCCCGGAAGGATGCCCACTCCACCCTGCTGTCCAAGAAGGAAACCAGCAACCTCTATAAGATCCAGT TTCACAATGTAAAGCCTGAGTACCTGGACGCCTACAACAGCCTCAC GGAGGCTGTGCTGCCCAAGCTTCACCTGGATGAGGACTACCCGTGCTCACTCGTGGGCAACTGGAACACGTGGTATGGGGAGCAGGACCAGGCAG TGCACCTGTGGCGATTCTCAGGTGGCTACCCAGCCCTCATGGACTGCATGAACAAGCTCAAAAACAATAAG GAGTACCTGGAGTTCCGAAGGGAGCGGAGCCAGATGCTGCTGTCCAGGAGAAACCAGTTGCTCCTTGAGTTCAGCTTCTGGAATGAGCCACAGCCCAGAATGGGTCCCAACATCTACGAGCTGAGGACATACAAGCTCAAG CCAGGAACCATGATCGAGTGGGGGAACAACTG GGCTCGGGCCATCAAGTACCGGCAGGAGAACCAGGAGGCAGTGGGCGGCTTCTTCTCACAGATAGGAGAGCTCTACGTGGTGCACCATCTCTGGG CCTATAAAGACCTGCAGTCTCGGGAAGAGACTCGAAATGCTGCCTGgaggaagagaggctgggatgaaaaTGTCTACTATACAG TCCCCCTGGTGCGACACATGGAGTCTAGGATCATGATCCCCTTGAAGATCTCGCCTCTGCAGTGA